A single Anatilimnocola floriformis DNA region contains:
- the mddA gene encoding methanethiol S-methyltransferase: MLNRLAALAYGLFAYALFLFTSVFALCFLGNFWLKRTIDSASRSTSVSGMLLAILIDCGLLTLFAVQHSVMARPWFKRWWTKYVPEPVERSTYLVLSCVALGLIVALWEPIGGVIWHVQSPWLRTATYALYLSGWLIVVGSTLLINHFDLFGLRQVWLFYQGREYTGLPFRTPGPYRWIRHPLYVGWLTVFWAAPTMTVSHLLFAGGMFVYILLAIRWEERDLLAYHGQSYARYRDETPMLIPGLRGKAINLKADLSGNA; this comes from the coding sequence GTGTTAAATCGCCTGGCTGCTCTGGCGTATGGCTTGTTCGCTTACGCCTTATTTTTGTTTACCTCCGTTTTTGCCCTTTGCTTTCTCGGCAACTTCTGGCTGAAGCGGACCATCGACTCGGCATCGCGCAGTACGTCGGTCTCCGGTATGCTGCTGGCGATTCTGATCGACTGTGGTTTGCTGACGCTATTTGCGGTCCAACACAGCGTGATGGCGAGGCCGTGGTTCAAACGCTGGTGGACCAAATACGTTCCCGAACCGGTTGAACGAAGCACCTACCTCGTGCTGTCGTGCGTTGCTCTCGGCCTGATCGTCGCGCTGTGGGAACCCATCGGCGGCGTGATCTGGCATGTGCAATCGCCATGGCTGCGAACGGCCACTTACGCTCTCTACTTGAGCGGTTGGCTGATCGTGGTGGGCTCGACGCTGTTGATCAACCATTTCGATCTCTTCGGCCTGCGACAAGTCTGGCTCTTTTACCAAGGACGTGAATACACGGGCCTGCCGTTTCGCACGCCGGGACCATATCGCTGGATTCGCCATCCGCTATATGTTGGTTGGCTCACGGTTTTTTGGGCCGCGCCGACGATGACCGTTTCGCACCTGTTGTTTGCGGGCGGAATGTTCGTTTACATCCTCCTTGCCATTCGCTGGGAAGAGCGCGACCTGCTCGCTTATCACGGCCAGTCGTACGCCCGCTATCGCGACGAAACGCCGATGCTCATTCCCGGTTTGCGCGGCAAAGCAATCAACCTGAAGGCCGATTTGAGCGGCAACGCATAA
- a CDS encoding P-II family nitrogen regulator, translated as MRLILALIQPTKLRAVQEALAKIGVERMTVCDAQGFGRQKGQAATYRGAEYKTNLLRKVALEIAVNEDFLEPTLETITQVARTGPDGNIGDGKVFVLPVEEVIRLSDTVRGPEGIS; from the coding sequence ATGCGTTTGATTCTCGCCTTGATTCAACCGACCAAATTGCGGGCCGTGCAAGAAGCCCTCGCCAAAATTGGCGTCGAGCGGATGACCGTTTGCGATGCTCAGGGCTTTGGCCGGCAAAAAGGGCAGGCGGCCACCTATCGCGGCGCGGAATACAAAACGAATCTGCTGCGGAAGGTCGCTCTCGAAATCGCCGTGAACGAGGATTTTCTCGAGCCGACGCTGGAAACCATCACCCAGGTCGCCCGCACCGGCCCCGATGGCAACATCGGTGATGGCAAGGTCTTTGTGCTGCCGGTGGAAGAAGTGATTCGACTTAGCGACACGGTACGTGGGCCCGAAGGAATCTCGTAA
- a CDS encoding 2-hydroxyacid dehydrogenase: MLPRIIADTPLNPVIEELLAGKVEILPWVVALDGSREPIDGLYTYGHPQVDGEMLDRLPGLKVISNYGVGVDHIRLADAAARGIPVGNTPGILDGATADMGFTLLLAAGRRLVEGDRYARGGEFTRYDPGYMLGREIHGSTLGIIGMGRIGRQVAKRARAFDMNVVYHNRRRDEQAEALYSARYLSFIDLLTTADYVMLCCPLSEETRGLIGREQLALMKRTAILINIARGPVVNTAALTEALASQQIYAAGLDVTDPEPLPRDHPLLKLNNVTIAPHLGSATEQTRRQMAEISVENLLLGLAGEPLKHQVLS, from the coding sequence ATGCTCCCTCGCATCATCGCCGATACGCCGCTCAATCCCGTCATCGAAGAACTGCTCGCCGGCAAGGTCGAGATTCTGCCGTGGGTCGTGGCCCTGGACGGCTCGCGCGAGCCGATCGACGGCCTTTACACCTACGGCCATCCGCAGGTCGACGGCGAAATGCTCGACCGGCTGCCGGGGTTAAAAGTCATCAGCAACTACGGCGTGGGTGTCGATCACATCCGCCTGGCCGATGCCGCCGCGCGGGGCATTCCGGTCGGCAACACGCCGGGCATTCTCGACGGCGCGACGGCCGATATGGGATTCACGCTACTGCTGGCTGCAGGTCGGCGACTCGTCGAGGGCGATCGCTACGCTCGCGGCGGAGAATTCACGCGTTACGATCCGGGTTACATGCTGGGTCGCGAAATCCATGGCAGTACCCTCGGCATCATCGGCATGGGACGCATCGGCCGACAAGTGGCGAAGCGAGCCCGCGCCTTCGATATGAATGTCGTCTATCACAACCGCCGGCGCGATGAACAAGCCGAAGCGCTCTACAGCGCACGATACTTGTCCTTCATCGACCTGCTGACAACGGCTGATTACGTGATGCTTTGCTGCCCGCTCAGCGAAGAAACTCGCGGTCTCATCGGCCGCGAACAACTAGCCCTGATGAAACGGACAGCGATTCTCATCAACATCGCCCGCGGCCCGGTCGTGAATACGGCGGCCCTGACCGAAGCACTCGCAAGCCAGCAGATTTACGCGGCGGGCCTCGACGTGACCGATCCTGAGCCACTGCCGCGAGACCATCCGCTTCTCAAGTTGAACAACGTTACCATCGCGCCGCACCTGGGGAGCGCCACCGAGCAAACTCGGCGTCAAATGGCGGAAATCTCCGTCGAAAACCTGCTGCTGGGATTGGCCGGGGAACCGCTGAAGCACCAGGTTCTTTCGTAA